In the genome of Arachis hypogaea cultivar Tifrunner chromosome 9, arahy.Tifrunner.gnm2.J5K5, whole genome shotgun sequence, the window atatatattttaaataaataattaatttttgatgtatatgtaataaattgtattaattattattattattattattattattattattattattattattattaatactttCAACTAATTATCCAAATACTGTAAGTACGTGATATAAAATTTTTACtcctatatataattaattacattaacaATTTGTTCTTGACGTTTAAATATTCAAATGATCATATTTTGTAtctattatttactttttaaatttcaaattttagggTCTCTACTTCAACATATATagattcttttttattcttcttttattttttataatttttctgcaCATaccattttaaatattaattaataacatcACTTTCAGCAAACATTATAGTGGGGGCAAATATTTAGTACACTGTCATGCATGCATGTGAATATGTGATGAAATTTGTAAGGACTGGAGTTTTAGTGATGAATTTTTGTGTCTAAATTTTGatatctaatttattaaaaatagttaaaaattattatataattttaataatataaaaagaaataattttaaaatattgaaaacTTATCTAAAACAAAATAGGCAAGTTCGACACCAAAATCAGCACCAAAAAATTGGCCCTGGAgttttattagaattttaatttgttttcaataaCACAATCTTTtgtcatataataatataaaaatcatATCATAACAATAAGGACATGAATGATAGACTGCTGGTATAGAGAAGTGCCACATCTATCAATTTCTTCTGCTTTTTTTTCTCCCTTTAATATTTAATGTTCTTTACTATATTGCATAATATATACACTTCTCAATAATAATGAATGGATCatcatatgataaaaaaaatgaagaaacttGCTTAGTCTAAAGTaggtaataataattaattaactaataatcaTACTGAGGAGcatactaattaaattaaattaaattaaagtttgcATTAATTCAAAAAGATTGAAGTACATCAACAtatacacatacatacaaagagaGACTCATTGCTAAATATACCATTTCCCCATAACAAAGCTTGAAATACTACATAAGTTGTATCTATCTCTAACTAAATTAAACAAGCTAAGTgcaattcactttttttttttttttgccccaCAAAATCTGTGTAActgaaaaacataataaaacaagaaaagaaaaaggtaacACCCAAATTTGTCATAGGAGGATAAtaatgtttaattattatttccATGCATTATTATTATCCTATGATATCATGATAATTCTTGTGCACTAAAATTAATTTGCTTATCAACTAACTCTAAGATACCAATAATGTCTCCACCTCTAGAAGCATCATCTTCAATGGCTATATTCAGATCCAAACAGAGGCTCATGGAACTTTTCTCCTCCATCttgttatcatcatcatcaccattctcTTTCCCTTTGCCTTTGCATTCATCAGAAGAAGGttttgatgatgaagaagaactgAAGAAACTTTCGCAGCTGAAAATGACAATGGCATCCTTGAGAGGAACAGATTCACAAGCAGGAAGCATCAAACTACCACTCTCAATGGCTTTCTTGATACCCTTTTGGGAAAAGTTATCAACTTGATCCAAATCTTCCATGAAGAACACTCTATGAGGATTCTCATTAACTGCCTCACCAAACCTCTGAAGATAACTGCTTCCAAACTCATtccttggcctcttcttcttattGCAGTGCTTGGATTCATCAGTGAGGAAATTGCTCATGGAAATTGTTACAAAGTTAGCATAAGATCCAAACACAGCCTTAGCTATCTCCTTTGAGACACTCTCCTTGGCTTGATTTGAAGAATGGTCCAAACCCAAGAACACCATCCAagtctcttgcttctcttcttctctcttcaccAATCTGTTTTTGTTGCTCATCATTCCTGATCTGCATTGAAGGATGGTGCTTGCAATCTCATGAACAATCTTGCCTTTGTTGTGTTGTGGAAGTTGAAGATGAAGAACTTTTCTGTCCAATGCATCAGAGAGAATCTTGAGATTCTCAGCATTGAGTTCTTTGAACATCTGAGTGCTGTCTAAGCCTTCAACTGCTTCACTTGAAGAAGCTGAGTTTGGACTTGAGTTTGGATTTGACAAGAGATCTGGTTTAGGGTGGAGGGCATTATTGTCATTGTCATTGTTATTGTCTTCTCTATGATCTGGCATGAACATGATGAGGTTGTTGCCATCATAGCAACAATTTTCATCACTGCCATTTTCAGTGTATAGTAACTCACATTCTCTGATTGGTTCTACTTTTTCCTCAGTGGAAATGCTTATGATTGGCCAGTTTATTAGGTGCTGGCTTTGGTGATGATGAGTGTTGTTAGATTTTGCTAATAATTCATGTGATGATGAAACAGAAGTTGGAGATGATGGAGTTGATGAACCAAACAAAACTggtttttcatgaattgatgatgAAATCTgtctcttgttgttgttgtgaacTGAATTGCAAAATGAGTTCCATTTCTTGCACACTTCCTTAAGTCTTATTGTATTTTCCTGCTGcataaataacaaaagagaatcaAAAATtgttttttcataaatataaaaaatttaattttgatatattaaaaatataaaatcaataatattAGTTCTTTTAGatgcatatataaaattatattttatacttgaagtatattaaaattaaattcatataaaaaataaaatattttatattatttttttatataaaataataatattaataatatttgttcATTTTTTGAATCTAAAAATGAAGTAGCAAAAGGTATATACAAACCTCATCTTCTATTATGAGAATTTTGTCTTCTTTTTTGCAATTTTGGAGCCATGTTGGCAAGGTGGTAGTAGTAGTAACACTGCTAACTTTTCTGCTCACGTTATTGGTTATGCTCtgagcttctttttcaaaatttagtgaACAATCTCTACAGCAAGTTAGGTTCTTGAATAATGCATTGCTTCTCTCTTGACCTTGAAAATCACTGTAATAATTAAAACAACAACCATacattaattaattacaaaataagaaaatagaaaatagaaaatataaagaatataataatttacCTGTCAAAGTTTAAAGTTAGGCTAAGGCTTCCAACAGGAATAGTGAAAGGATGAAGCTCCCAAATAGATTCCAAAGAAGGATGAGAAATCTTACACTTCATGTAAGTCTTAAAGCTTGAAATCCCCAAAAGCCAAACCCTATTACCATTATTATTCTCACACACCAATTTCTTGATCTCCATAACCATATGCTCCAAAGAACAAtacaagttctttgaagattcatcaGAACAAAAGGTTGACCAAAAGTCAAACAACCATTTGAGGTCACCCAAGTAGAGAATAAGCCCTCTCCCAACATAGCTCCTCACAAGGCTCCTAATCTCCATCATCTTGTTTTCAACCTCTTCTTTCGAAATGTTCCTGAAATACATCAAAGGAAGGCTCACAAATTGAACATACCTTAACTCCATTGGAACATTCCCAACCTCAAATTTCTCCATCACTCCCTTGGCCACTCCTTCAACATTGCTTAAACTCTCTCCCACAATCACTGTGttccttcttctcttcaccaACTCATTCAACACACTAAccacctcatcatcatcatttttcatGAATAATTGATCAAAAGGTCTAGAAGATGCTGACACATTGTTGTTATTGCTTCCATTACCAAGAACTTGTTGTTGCTGATGAGGCCTTATGCTGCTTTCCTTGGACTCTTTCTGTGAAGAAACCTCCATTGAAAGAGCTTGTTCAACCCTAGCTTTGATAACTGTGCTTGAGAAACCAGCTTCTCTCATGACCCTACTAACGCTAGGGTCATCAAGGATTGAGATTATGAGTTGCTCCACCTCAATCTTCAAAGCCAAGatgtgttgttgttgctgctgttggTTCTCAATGGATCCGCGGCGCTGGTGAGCCTGCGCGCGCTTGAACGCCGCCACCAGCGCGTTGGACAGGGACGGCGTCGAAGAGTACTGGTGATGAGGTGCCAATAGTGGGCTTTGAGTGGACGCCGGCAACCGGTTCAGTGCAACGTTGAAGCAGAGCTCCAACGCCTTGCACTGAAGCGGGTGCGAGTGACACTGAAGGCAAGCCTTTCTTAGAAGACCCGCAGATGCAGCCAGCATGGCGCTCGCGACGTGAAGAGGAGTCACTTGTGCGTGGCCCCTCCTCGTCGCGAGACTAACCGCCTGCTTGACAACAGTTGCAGCTTCAGGCGTAAGAGCCTGAAGCTGAATACTGCATATTCCTCCTCTCATATCTCTTTGCTCGCAAGAAGtgatagtaaataaaaaatttagaagaaTTTTGAACTATCTAGAGAAGAAGTGTTAATGGGGTTTTTTtcatttgtattattattatgaagAGAGGGTGCAAGATGGATAGATATATATTGTGAGGGTTTTGTGCCTTTCTTGTTAGTGAGGGGAAGTTTTGGCTTTTTGTATGAAAGTGGGATTTGATTGCTTTATCTTTCTCTATTGATTGTTAGATGTAAAGGAATGTGGATTATCAAAAGCTTATGGTCAGTGTTATTTGTGGGAACtatataaaagaatttaaataataatGGAATAAACCACTTTTGTTAAGAATAAGCTCCTTAAAAACCTTGATGAtgggaaaaagagagagagagagaaaaagagaaagtggATAAAAGGGAAAAGggagggaaagaagggaagagaaaaaagagagaaagagagagagagaggactgTCTGTCTGTTTGAATGGACAGGAAACTATGGATactgtgtttgtgtttgtgtttgttgagtgaagTGAATGACTGTGGTTTGGTTTTTGTAAGTTTTAAGACTTTTCCTTTTAACTCTTCTCGAGGGAGTGAATGAGGGTCCCAATAGGGAATAATTCCTTGAATGATTGATGGAATAATGAATCACACAATTCTCACTCAAAATTAGTAACTTCTTCAATGTTTTTCTAGTATATatgtattttcttcttttatattcatattaatcatcaaaatatataGTAGAAAATTCTATAACAATAATTttgtggttaaaaataaatataatgtaTAATACATTATAAAACTTTTGGATACATCATTGTATGAAGAGATACATATAATATGTTTATTTGTAAGAAAgatattaatttttgtgtttgCATTAATTGTGAACTCTATAGTTTCTCTTCACAACAttcttttcttgatttttttttcaagttttccttattttcctcatTTTTCATCTAGTGTTCAACGTTAAAAgtgaatttatataataaataaattattatacatattaaatAAGGAAGTGTCAATTCAAAGTTTCAAACTTTATTTATCATTAAGTGAGTAATTAGATGAGTAATAAATccatttaaaaagaatttatttactttaattagtgataataaataataaataaagaaagataaattaataaaaaaagtgtCAGTTGCTATGAAAAAAATAACATAACTAAACATTAATTGTTCTATTATTAACAATAATGTTCGAATAATTAAGTTGGATTAATCTAATAATTAGTCCATTAATCTGTTTAAGCAAATGTAGAAGTTTACTTATTCATGCCCCAAAAAAGTTGTCTTTCCTTCAACATTTTAATGATCAGAGTCTAAATCATGGTTTTCTGTTGCCTGAAATTTTGAGGGTAACATAACATGAATTGATCATTGaattgttggttttttttttattttacggaaaaataaaatttgttgggAGTTTAGTAATGCTGTGAGTTGATGATAATAGAACAATGTGCCTTTCATTGGCATTctccaattttatttttgataaaaaaatatttaaattttcggAATATATTTTTAACTAGGTAGCAAAAATAAATAATCGAACTTGAACCTTTTACGCTTTTAATAAAGCACTTCTATTTTTGTAACTGAACCATTTTtctttaaggaaaaaaaaaaaacaatggcaTCCTCCCTCAATCTTTATACAAAAATTTCTCTTTAAGTAAGGTAGAAGGCAACTATacctaagaaaaaaaaaagataaaaaaaaggaaaaaagtgaGGTAGAAGAGTTTAGGGTATAGAAGGGTACACGAGGTGAAAAAATATTACgtataactcttttttttttttctgaaccaaaaataaaaaaagatagatCCTAGTTTAAATTTATGATCTCCTTAAAATTTCTTTTACTTGGATTATTGAATTATATGTCCCAAAAATTAATCCTGCAATCTAACAAACTAGAAGGCACCTTGTATCTGTTACTTTctctataaaatttaatatttttaaataaggagataaattttttagttcaaaatataatataaatgagcattaaaaagaaaatagcgtttctgcttttttttttttgggtcacaTTTATCTTCTGAATGTCACTATGACAGTGGCTGTATAAATTAGATTGGCTTTGAGGCCCACATTTCTAACAGCCCAATTATGCTTCAATTAAATACTCCTTCCATTTTCataccaaaaatgaaaaaaaaatctcgttttacattttgttttttattttcacgGTATCATTCAACCCAACAGACTAAGGTAATTCGCCGTAAATTTGAGTTTCATTAAGGATTTGCTATTAACTAACAGGTTGCTACATGTATAAAGCAAGATTTTAACTCCCAACTCTTATTTAAACGGACTAGTGAGCTGACTACTAGACCAATCCAAATTGGTTAAATGTGTTTTACGTCGTGAGAGTCATTTTGACCCTTTGTTACATTTGAAACTTAATGAATTTGCAGCAGAAACTTGACATAGATGGAGGATTTGTAAGTCTCTCGTTAAGTCGTATTCGAGTTCAAACTCAGGAATGGTCATGAGAATTAAGAGAGTAGCATCTAGTTTGAAGGTTTTGTCTCAATGATAGTTGATTTACATAACAGAGAACAAGTGGTTAGAAATTTGAAAGAGAACAGTAAATTTTGGACATTCCAAAATAGAGCATAGCTAGCAGCATCTTTATCCTGAATTCCTGCAGAACTCAGTTTGCATGATGCATACAATATAGCATGTGTGTGACATATCACTGATAGAGGAACACATTTCAAGTTGGATGGTAAAATATTTTGTGTACTTGTACGATCTTGGACATCCAGTTAACACACTTTTTTATGTCTATCATTTCCAATAGTCCAGTGGAAAAGTATTTCATCTAATTGATAACAAGTTAAAACATAAATGCATCAAGTATCAATTATGTATTGTTCGCACCTGAGATTATGTGAGACTAGTTTTACTGAAGCTACATATATCTTTTCATGGTAGATAAGTATTTAGTATTCTCATAAATCACAAAAATGGAAAAAGGTGAATACATGAAGAAAGTATGGTTGAAGAGAACCATTCTAGTGAATATATCATCTTGCAGGGTGTTCATTCATTTTCTTGTATGCTTCAACTTTTCTGCCACAGAACCAAAATTTGCGGCATCATTTTCTTCTCAAAGAGACATGGCATTAACACATGACATTTGGACATTTGGTATCTCTCTAATTTCATTCAAAAAGGTTTTTTGCTACTTTAATTAACCTCTTGGCAGGCTAACACTTTGGTATCTCCAATCATAAAATTCCAATGATTGATTCATATCAGATATACATTTGTCCCTAATGTGTTCAGTTAAACTATTCAATATAAACGGAATATTTTCAGCTCTCGACTTTGAGGGATCGTCGGAGATGAAAGATTGTATTTGATTTTGTATTTCAATCCAGCTGCATCCGGGAAGTTTCGTAGCTTGTTTCTCCCTCATGAGCACCCTTAGCCTCTCAACCTCTTTCCATCTTCCTGCCTCTGCAAGCATGTTTGACAAAGTAACATAGTTGGAGGCATTAGCAGGTTCGAGTTCCAAAAGCATCTTGGCTGCTACTCTACCGAGTTCAAGGTTTTTATGTACTCGAGAAGCCGCAAGCAGCGAACCCCATAGTCCAGCATTTGCTTTCACCTTCATACCCCTCATTACATTGAAGGCTTCCTCAAACCTACCAACACGGCCAAGCAAATCAACTAGGCAGCTGTAATGTTCAGCCAAGGGTTCAATGCTAAATTCTTCAACCATGCATTTAAACAAAGCCAAACCCTTCAGAGCTAAACCGGCATGACTGCATGTTGATAACATACCCATGAAGGTAAACTCATCTGGAGCAATCCCCTCTGATAACATCTGCTCGAAGGCCTTAAACGCCTCATTTGCTAATCCATTCAAAGCATAACCCGAAATGAGGGAGTTCCAAGAGATAAGGTCTGCGCGCCAGATATCTCTGAACACCTGTTCTGCCTTCTGTACCCTTCCACATTTTGCATACATGGCAATCAAGGCATTACTAACAAAGATATCATTTACATAACCACTCTTCAGAATGTATTCATGGAGCTGCTTGCCTAATTGCAAGGCTGCAAGATTCGCACACGCGCTTAAGGCACATGCAAAAGTTGATTGATCTGGTTTCTGTTCTTCCTGTCCCATGATAACAAAACTCTTAACAGCGTCCAAGTATAAGCTATTTTGTAGAAAACCTGCAATAAGAGAATTCCAAGAAACTATATTCCTTGCTTCCATGGAATGAAAGATCTCTGCTGCTCGATCCATCTTCCCTGCCTGAGCGTACCCGGAAATCATAGTATTCCACGAAACTGCATTCTTGATGGGCATATGTCTAAATAGGTTGTAAGCTTCTTCCATTCTTCCACTCTGTGAATAGCCTGAAATCATGCTGTTCCAACAAACAGCATCGCGAACATGAATTCGACTGAACATTTGACCAGCCTCATCTATTCTTCCATTCTGTATTAATCCGGACAACAAAGCAGTTTGTGCTGCCGTGTCCTTGCAAGGCATCTGATTATAAATTTTCCTTGCCTCGTTAAGCTTACCAACTCTAATGTACCCATTAATTATTGTAGTCCATGACACAGAATCTTTATCTGGCATTTCCTTGAACAGCTTTACAGCTTCACCAATTTGCAAGTCTTGGACATAGGCTGCAATCATTGCATTCCACGAGACCACGTTTTTATCAGGCATACTATCAAAAAGCTTCCTAGCCTCCATAATCTTACCGTGTCTTGCAAATCCACACAACATCGTAACCCAAGAAACAGCACTAGGATTTGGAATCTTTTCAAACAACTGCCAAGCAGAACTAGGATCACCACAGTTAACAAACCCAGCAATCATCAAGTTCCATGAAACTGCGTTCTTGTTGGTCATCCTCTCAAAAAACTGCAATGCTTGATGCATTTTACCATTCTGGGTATACCCGGCTAACATCGAGTTGTAAGAAACCAAATCCTTTACCGGTGTCCGCTCAAACACTTCCTCGGCCTCGCGGAAGTGACCCTTCTTCGCATAACCTGCAATCATGGCATTCCAACACTTAGTGTCCAACTTATCAGGAACCAAATCAAAGAGCTCCCTAGCCTTATGGAGCATCCCCTTACGCGAATAGCAAGTTATCATCAAAGCCCATGAGAAGTTATCTCTGCGAGGCATTGTGTCAAACAAGTGAGCGGCTTCTTCAACCATGTTGTTGTGAACATACCCAGCAATCATGGTGTTCCAAGAAACCAGGTTTCTATGgggcattttatcaaacagttTGCGGGCATCATTGATCCTACCATTTTTAGCAAAAACCGAAACCATGGAATTGTAAGTTACAAGGTTCTTGTGGGGCATGGTTTCGAAGACAGTGACAGCGTCTTCAACTTGGCCAAGTTTGCCAAGATGAATGAGTCCCTGGTTCTGGTTGAAGACACGTTTTCCATGTTCAGCTATTGATTTGAGATGGTGTTTCATGGTCCATGAAGGAGATGGTAGGGGCCTTGTGTTTTGCCGTGCAAAGAAAGAAGCTACGTAACTAACTACCTACTATGATTGTTATGTTTGGTAACCATGTTTGCGTACAAGATATTCCAGAATCAGTATGTAACTTCCATCTTCATGTTTTGGCTTTACCTAATTAATGGAAACCTACCCCTTTTTCAACAATGATATATATACTAGatatgattttctttttctttcaactaGAGTGTGACCTCTCGGAGTGGTAAATTAATTACAGTTAGTATTAAGTGCCAACAGATTTTCTGATTTATAAtcgttaattaatttttattaatatttttaataatatgagattatatttaataatataaaattatacatttttttattggttaaaagcttattagattttattaaaaatgctgatcttttaaatttattaattaattatattatataatgtattttaataaatattatattatttagatattaattaaataatatataaattaatattaaatttaaatggttttatatttaaaatattttacaaaatatttatttaatcattaatatataattttatataattatttaactaaaatgtaatataaattaaaatataatttattatttaaaaatttgaattcatttatttttaaaaaaattataaactttttatattagaattatataaaattatatctttatttattgcttttatttttatatttgttttaattttcataCTTTGTCTTTTTATATGATGTTTTTTGGAttacaaataattaaataacattttaaaaaaatgaataaaaatgagaaacatacaaaatataaattaattttataatcatgatatatttgaatatatttaaTAAAGAGATGTGCCAAATTTAAATTTACTTggatttagaaaaataaatgagaataaaaaaaattattaaaaagataaatataaaattataaattaattttataatcatgATATATTTGAATGTATCATTTCATTTTTGACAGAATATTAAAATGTCTTAACTCTTAAAAAGTCTGTAATGTTTCTTTGGTAGGTAGAGTGAGTCTTGTTCAATTGACTCTATCAACTATCCTATCTTATATAATGCAAACCATGaagctgcctttgagtatttgtAATCGAATTGATAGCATATGTCACAATTTTGTTTGGAGGAGTTAATTTGGTTAGaaagctgatgacaagtcatcatatacccatttttcaagctaatttcatttgttttgttagtctttatgcactttcttgcttcttaagtaagtgatttggagtgaaaatgcacaacttctttaaatcaagcaaccaccatgaaattaatgttaatccatgaggtttaagctaattttaattgaattttaattgatttataagcctcttgaatttagtgatactttgagtggttgttttggtttattgtaggtgaagaaaagaaaaaaaaaagaaaagcgtggcctaaggaagtgtggcccaaggaaaagaaagtgtggtcaaagagagaagaagtgtggcgcacaaCATGAGGaagggcaagcattgccctccacaagggcacactgccctctagaagggcaacataagggaaccaagcatgaaaggcaactctgccctgcccactacaagggcagagcacaattttgtgccttggaatcaagaggaataaaatgttgccctgccctccacaagggcagtatcgggctcaccaagggagaaaatcaaaggaaaatgtctccaaatgcttgccacaagagttgaacacgggaccatgaggaagctaggacttaaggcccattaccgtgccaagaaaccaaggaaaatgatgtagcgtgtgtttctgcccggATTCGAACACGGGACtgcattttggaaacactgccctcaGCATTTGGTTGgtgcacaattctggcgcaccaagaagtgaatctggcgcaccaaatcatgaccctggcagcaccagcgcgcaccacacacaatcctggcagcaccaaatttttctgccctgccctccgcgagggcagggcagcattctgcgcaccaaggcacgatcctggcagcaccagcgcgcatcaCAGCTTGAATCTAGCAGCACCAAGCACGCACCGTggcatttctggcgcaccaaattttcctgccctgccttccgcgagggcagggcagcgttttgcgcaccaagactgcaccaagccgcaccaagccgcaccaagcaagcaccaacacgcaccaaatcctgccctgccctccacaagggcagggcagcctcctggaagctattttcttgggccgaaaaattcaattaaaatgccaatttaattcatttcttcaccaaatcaaaagcccatccaaatcccaaaatccaagaatagaaagtgtataaataggagctagtttgatgtaattagaccCTTTTTTTGAAccttttgcttagcttttgaattttgcactttcttttgagctttgaattttacttttgcactttggaacttctcttggtgtcttcactgagatttcagagaattggggaggggaattgatctctcttcttcctcattcttgcttgggtctttttaatttccttgttttgattcttgggtgttaagaattgaggaaattttgtctcaatctccactcaagaactctttaatttctcttctgcataattgaacccatttacattccctttactgcttcttcttcaattccttgtcaattgctttgtgaacttggatctgggaaggcaaattgagatctagactctgctttctagtctcttgagacctgagatcccattttacttttggttcttctgtgaaccctgctgcactttaatttcattttctgtttgaatttcagtttattccaattcatcttctactttattaattgttgcaatttactttctctttgtttagattctgcaatcccagtcctcaaatcccttttacattcaagcaatttacattccttgccatttaagttactacaatttacatttcttgcactttaagtttcagtcatttaatttcttgttctttaagattctgcaagtttactttcctgttctttaatttactgcaatttcccttctccctttacattccaagcaatttatattctgttaaatacaacccactcaaccaaaacttgattcgcttgactaaatcaaccactaaactaaaattgctcaacccttcaatccctgtgggatcgacctcactcatgtgagttattattacttgatgcgacccggtacacttgccggtgagttttgtgttggatcgttttccacacatcaagtttttggcgccgttgccggggattgaaatagattgacaatgattaagtgaagtggaggtctagattaagcactttttcttttctgttattttaattttgactaacacactaactgtttgaatttttgcttaaactaactaaaacttcattctaactATAGATTGGAGTTTCATtagttttctggatctgtgtgtttattgttgtgtgtttgtatgtcaggtacaggaagatcttcccctgtcctctctgaaattgaccaaagaactcttcgaagaataagatgagctgaaagaggaaaaaacgttattggagaggaagaatctgaggaggaattccaagagatggaag includes:
- the LOC112711469 gene encoding protein SMAX1-LIKE 3 isoform X1 yields the protein MRGGICSIQLQALTPEAATVVKQAVSLATRRGHAQVTPLHVASAMLAASAGLLRKACLQCHSHPLQCKALELCFNVALNRLPASTQSPLLAPHHQYSSTPSLSNALVAAFKRAQAHQRRGSIENQQQQQQHILALKIEVEQLIISILDDPSVSRVMREAGFSSTVIKARVEQALSMEVSSQKESKESSIRPHQQQQVLGNGSNNNNVSASSRPFDQLFMKNDDDEVVSVLNELVKRRRNTVIVGESLSNVEGVAKGVMEKFEVGNVPMELRYVQFVSLPLMYFRNISKEEVENKMMEIRSLVRSYVGRGLILYLGDLKWLFDFWSTFCSDESSKNLYCSLEHMVMEIKKLVCENNNGNRVWLLGISSFKTYMKCKISHPSLESIWELHPFTIPVGSLSLTLNFDSDFQGQERSNALFKNLTCCRDCSLNFEKEAQSITNNVSRKVSSVTTTTTLPTWLQNCKKEDKILIIEDEQENTIRLKEVCKKWNSFCNSVHNNNKRQISSSIHEKPVLFGSSTPSSPTSVSSSHELLAKSNNTHHHQSQHLINWPIISISTEEKVEPIRECELLYTENGSDENCCYDGNNLIMFMPDHREDNNNDNDNNALHPKPDLLSNPNSSPNSASSSEAVEGLDSTQMFKELNAENLKILSDALDRKVLHLQLPQHNKGKIVHEIASTILQCRSGMMSNKNRLVKREEEKQETWMVFLGLDHSSNQAKESVSKEIAKAVFGSYANFVTISMSNFLTDESKHCNKKKRPRNEFGSSYLQRFGEAVNENPHRVFFMEDLDQVDNFSQKGIKKAIESGSLMLPACESVPLKDAIVIFSCESFFSSSSSSKPSSDECKGKGKENGDDDDNKMEEKSSMSLCLDLNIAIEDDASRGGDIIGILELVDKQINFSAQELS
- the LOC112711469 gene encoding protein SMAX1-LIKE 3 isoform X2 — protein: MRGGICSIQLQALTPEAATVVKQAVSLATRRGHAQVTPLHVASAMLAASAGLLRKACLQCHSHPLQCKALELCFNVALNRLPASTQSPLLAPHHQYSSTPSLSNALVAAFKRAQAHQRRGSIENQQQQQQHILALKIEVEQLIISILDDPSVSRVMREAGFSSTVIKARVEQALSMEVSSQKESKESSIRPHQQQQVLGNGSNNNNVSASSRPFDQLFMKNDDDEVVSVLNELVKRRRNTVIVGESLSNVEGVAKGVMEKFEVGNVPMELRYVQFVSLPLMYFRNISKEEVENKMMEIRSLVRSYVGRGLILYLGDLKWLFDFWSTFCSDESSKNLYCSLEHMVMEIKKLVCENNNGNRVWLLGISSFKTYMKCKISHPSLESIWELHPFTIPVGSLSLTLNFDSDFQGQERSNALFKNLTCCRDCSLNFEKEAQSITNNVSRKVSSVTTTTTLPTWLQNCKKEDKILIIEDEENTIRLKEVCKKWNSFCNSVHNNNKRQISSSIHEKPVLFGSSTPSSPTSVSSSHELLAKSNNTHHHQSQHLINWPIISISTEEKVEPIRECELLYTENGSDENCCYDGNNLIMFMPDHREDNNNDNDNNALHPKPDLLSNPNSSPNSASSSEAVEGLDSTQMFKELNAENLKILSDALDRKVLHLQLPQHNKGKIVHEIASTILQCRSGMMSNKNRLVKREEEKQETWMVFLGLDHSSNQAKESVSKEIAKAVFGSYANFVTISMSNFLTDESKHCNKKKRPRNEFGSSYLQRFGEAVNENPHRVFFMEDLDQVDNFSQKGIKKAIESGSLMLPACESVPLKDAIVIFSCESFFSSSSSSKPSSDECKGKGKENGDDDDNKMEEKSSMSLCLDLNIAIEDDASRGGDIIGILELVDKQINFSAQELS